Proteins co-encoded in one Cytobacillus sp. NJ13 genomic window:
- the mutY gene encoding A/G-specific adenine glycosylase gives MKEVSQNTIESVDIKGFQDNLLRWFEAEQRDLPWRKDQDPYKVWVSEIMLQQTRVDTVIPYFHHFIEQFPTIKDLSEADEEKVLKAWEGLGYYSRARNLQAAVREVHEKYGGKVPDTPKVISSLKGVGPYTAGAILSIAYGIPEPAVDGNVMRVLSRILSIWDDIAKPSSRKTFESSVRKLISHENPSHFNQALMELGALICTPTSPSCLLCPVREHCTAFYEGTQHELPVKTKTKKQRNVQLASAVLIDDHERILIHKRPGKGLLANLWEFPMAEINIAYVSDKEQMKDVFSTQFGAKVEIQEMTGQIEHVFSHLTWNINVYKGKILKLKEEKNDLKLVSLEEIKEFPFPVSHQKIWKQYLESRT, from the coding sequence TTGAAAGAAGTTAGTCAAAATACGATTGAATCAGTTGATATAAAAGGTTTTCAAGATAATTTACTCAGGTGGTTTGAAGCCGAGCAAAGGGATTTACCCTGGAGAAAGGACCAGGATCCTTACAAGGTCTGGGTTTCTGAGATTATGCTTCAGCAGACGCGGGTGGATACGGTAATTCCTTACTTTCATCACTTTATTGAACAGTTTCCGACTATAAAAGATCTTTCTGAAGCAGATGAAGAAAAGGTATTAAAAGCCTGGGAGGGTTTGGGCTATTATTCAAGAGCAAGAAACCTTCAGGCGGCCGTCCGGGAAGTCCATGAAAAATATGGCGGAAAAGTTCCAGATACACCAAAAGTAATTTCTTCATTAAAAGGAGTAGGGCCTTATACAGCAGGGGCAATTCTCAGTATTGCATACGGAATACCGGAACCAGCTGTGGATGGCAATGTAATGCGCGTCCTTTCGCGTATACTCTCCATCTGGGATGATATCGCCAAGCCTTCTTCCAGGAAAACCTTTGAGTCTTCCGTCCGAAAATTAATTTCACATGAGAACCCGTCCCATTTCAATCAGGCCCTGATGGAGCTGGGTGCATTAATTTGTACCCCAACGTCACCTTCATGTCTATTATGCCCGGTGAGAGAACATTGTACTGCTTTTTATGAGGGGACGCAGCATGAGCTGCCTGTAAAAACTAAAACAAAAAAGCAAAGAAATGTTCAATTAGCATCTGCTGTCCTCATAGATGATCACGAGAGAATTTTGATACACAAAAGACCTGGAAAAGGCCTTCTTGCTAACCTCTGGGAATTTCCGATGGCAGAAATCAATATTGCTTATGTAAGCGACAAAGAGCAGATGAAAGATGTGTTCAGCACACAATTTGGCGCAAAAGTGGAAATACAAGAAATGACTGGTCAGATTGAACACGTTTTTTCCCATCTAACTTGGAACATAAATGTGTATAAAGGAAAAATATTAAAACTCAAAGAGGAAAAAAACGATTTGAAATTAGTCAGCCTTGAAGAAATTAAGGAATTTCCTTTTCCGGTTTCCCATCAGAAAATATGGAAGCAATATTTGGAAAGCAGAACATAG
- a CDS encoding metal-dependent hydrolase translates to MDTGTHVVMGLAIGGIATLDPVVAESSATATSVMIGAIVGSQIPDIDTVLKLRNNAVYIRNHRGITHSIPAVLLWPLAILAVVYPFFPSANLLHLWLWTFLAVFLHVFVDIFNAYGTQALRPFSSKWVALGIINTFDPFIFGIHVAGLFIWAFGAHPGYTFLIIYGIIVVYYLLRFAAQRSVLRAVKVIIPDATDIIIAPTMRFNQWRVAVMSRQQFFVGRAVKNHVRILDQFNRIPVPETPVIEAAKKDKNLSAFLSFSPVYRWEVDEYDDYYEVRFIDLRYRSNGHYPFVAVVQLDREFNIQSSYTGWIFSEEKLRKKLDILPG, encoded by the coding sequence TTGGATACCGGCACACATGTAGTTATGGGGCTGGCGATTGGCGGCATTGCCACTCTTGACCCCGTTGTTGCGGAGAGTTCTGCTACAGCAACAAGTGTCATGATTGGAGCCATAGTCGGTTCACAAATACCGGATATAGATACTGTCTTAAAACTAAGAAATAATGCCGTTTATATTCGCAATCACAGGGGAATTACCCACTCCATACCGGCAGTGCTTCTTTGGCCTCTTGCCATACTTGCAGTTGTTTACCCATTTTTTCCATCGGCAAATTTGCTTCACTTATGGCTGTGGACTTTTTTGGCTGTTTTCCTGCATGTTTTTGTCGATATATTTAATGCTTATGGAACACAGGCACTTCGGCCCTTTTCATCGAAATGGGTAGCATTGGGAATCATCAACACATTCGACCCATTCATTTTCGGGATCCATGTCGCTGGATTATTTATATGGGCCTTCGGGGCTCATCCTGGATATACGTTTTTAATTATCTATGGCATTATTGTCGTGTATTATCTTCTTCGATTTGCAGCTCAGAGAAGTGTACTGAGGGCTGTAAAAGTAATCATTCCGGATGCCACAGATATCATCATTGCCCCAACCATGAGGTTCAATCAATGGCGTGTTGCGGTGATGAGCAGGCAGCAATTTTTTGTTGGTCGTGCTGTTAAAAACCATGTGAGGATTCTCGATCAATTTAATCGTATTCCTGTCCCTGAGACACCAGTAATTGAAGCCGCGAAGAAAGATAAAAATTTATCTGCATTCCTATCCTTCTCACCAGTTTACCGGTGGGAAGTGGATGAATATGATGATTATTATGAAGTTCGATTCATCGACCTTCGCTACCGGAGCAATGGACATTATCCATTTGTAGCAGTGGTCCAGCTCGATCGTGAGTTTAACATCCAATCATCCTATACAGGCTGGATTTTCAGTGAGGAAAAACTTCGAAAAAAACTGGATATTCTCCCCGGCTAA
- a CDS encoding YfhJ family protein produces the protein MNVYQQKLYELLLEKNQKLSASQAQTWIELLWEDFEATYAKAGREYKGAEMTERIVRQWVENHGSRLHEFAANNPKYKHFLEQDKN, from the coding sequence ATGAATGTGTACCAGCAAAAGCTTTATGAGCTCTTACTGGAAAAAAATCAAAAGCTTTCAGCAAGCCAGGCCCAGACATGGATTGAGCTGCTATGGGAAGATTTTGAAGCAACTTATGCCAAGGCTGGCAGAGAATATAAAGGTGCGGAAATGACAGAAAGAATCGTAAGGCAATGGGTAGAAAACCATGGAAGCAGGCTCCATGAATTTGCTGCTAATAATCCCAAATACAAGCATTTCCTTGAACAGGACAAAAATTAG
- a CDS encoding small, acid-soluble spore protein K: MRNKARNFPNQNNNKLEGEPRAKAEYASRRADGTINTHPQERMRASSNRKSDTPEF, translated from the coding sequence ATGCGCAATAAAGCAAGAAATTTCCCAAATCAAAATAACAATAAACTGGAGGGTGAGCCCAGGGCTAAAGCTGAGTACGCTTCACGCCGGGCTGATGGCACAATTAATACACACCCTCAGGAACGGATGAGAGCTTCATCAAACCGCAAAAGCGATACACCAGAATTTTAA
- a CDS encoding YpzG family protein → MGNSKKFFGDNPYSSPFTSPNFRPKKAHSQVNGETQQTQDLIILEAQTRKRS, encoded by the coding sequence ATGGGAAACAGCAAAAAGTTTTTTGGCGATAATCCGTATTCCAGTCCGTTTACATCTCCAAACTTCCGGCCTAAAAAAGCCCATTCACAAGTAAATGGAGAAACCCAGCAAACTCAAGACCTCATCATTTTAGAAGCACAAACCAGAAAGAGATCCTAA
- a CDS encoding YfhH family protein produces MQEKRYSTMTTYELQQEIASLNEKARKAEQMGMVNEFAVLERKVIMAKAYLLNPDDFKPGEIYQIEGDPGAYFKIEYMNGIFAWGFRLNGSKGEEALPISMLKKLEERG; encoded by the coding sequence ATGCAGGAGAAAAGGTACAGTACAATGACTACGTATGAGCTTCAGCAAGAAATTGCCAGCTTAAATGAAAAAGCCAGGAAAGCGGAACAGATGGGTATGGTAAATGAGTTTGCCGTGCTTGAGCGCAAAGTAATAATGGCAAAAGCATATCTGCTCAATCCTGATGATTTTAAACCAGGCGAAATTTATCAAATTGAGGGTGATCCGGGAGCATATTTTAAAATTGAATATATGAATGGAATTTTTGCCTGGGGTTTTCGTTTGAATGGCAGCAAGGGCGAAGAGGCTTTGCCGATTTCCATGCTTAAAAAGCTAGAAGAAAGAGGATGA
- a CDS encoding SDR family oxidoreductase, translating to MKSVIITGAGSGLGKELALLFAKQGFHTILTGRTLDKLQSVEKEIHEAGGSAQSFSLDITILQEISSLMTQIQSHDLYGLINNAGVGHFGPLDHLGEQEIQDMLQTNVLGTIYMTQAVLPSFKEKNGGLLMNIISTAGLKGKVNESVYAASKFAVRGFTESLQKELENTDIKVKAVYMGGMDTPFWDESDHIKNKSRLRSPEEVAVMILDNFDEESIVIESKK from the coding sequence ATGAAGTCTGTCATCATTACCGGCGCGGGGTCCGGATTAGGTAAAGAGCTTGCTTTATTATTTGCTAAACAAGGCTTCCATACTATTTTAACAGGAAGGACCTTAGACAAACTGCAAAGCGTGGAAAAGGAGATTCATGAAGCTGGCGGAAGCGCTCAATCCTTTTCATTAGATATTACAATACTCCAGGAGATCAGCAGCTTGATGACTCAAATCCAAAGCCATGATCTTTACGGCTTAATTAACAATGCTGGAGTTGGACATTTCGGGCCATTAGACCATCTTGGAGAGCAGGAAATACAGGATATGCTTCAAACAAACGTGCTGGGCACTATTTATATGACTCAGGCTGTTCTGCCATCTTTTAAAGAAAAAAACGGCGGCTTGCTGATGAATATCATTTCGACAGCTGGCTTAAAAGGAAAAGTAAATGAATCAGTGTATGCTGCAAGCAAGTTTGCTGTTAGAGGATTTACAGAGAGCCTTCAGAAAGAACTCGAAAACACGGATATTAAGGTTAAAGCCGTTTATATGGGTGGAATGGATACCCCTTTCTGGGATGAAAGCGACCATATCAAAAACAAATCCAGGCTTCGTTCTCCTGAAGAAGTGGCAGTAATGATTCTGGATAATTTTGATGAAGAATCTATTGTCATTGAATCTAAAAAATAA
- the recX gene encoding recombination regulator RecX, with amino-acid sequence MPIITKITFQKKNTDRYNIYMDYGKGEEYAFSVDEDVLIKHQLKKGMELDEFSLNEIGYQDDIRKSYNMAIQYLSRRMRSETEVRKHLADKEVEEPVIQEVVHKLYDYNFLNDEEYAIAFVRTQMKTSDKGKGLIRTELKEKGISPKLIDEALEVYPREAELSTAIKLCEKHAQKNARDSSKILRQKLEQMLMRKGFNFDIIQEAVSETETEKEEDEELAALKYQAEKAKRKYANLPEFEFRQKMKQALFRKGFSFELIDQYLNDGEE; translated from the coding sequence ATGCCGATCATTACGAAAATCACATTTCAGAAAAAAAACACAGACCGCTACAATATATATATGGATTATGGGAAAGGTGAAGAATATGCATTTAGTGTGGATGAAGATGTATTAATTAAACATCAGCTCAAAAAAGGAATGGAGCTGGATGAATTTTCACTAAATGAAATTGGCTATCAGGATGATATCCGGAAATCCTATAACATGGCTATTCAGTATTTATCCAGAAGGATGCGCTCAGAAACCGAAGTCCGAAAACATTTAGCTGACAAAGAAGTTGAAGAACCGGTTATTCAGGAAGTTGTCCACAAATTGTATGATTACAATTTTTTGAATGATGAAGAATATGCCATAGCTTTTGTGCGTACACAAATGAAGACATCAGATAAAGGGAAAGGATTAATCCGGACTGAACTAAAGGAGAAAGGGATATCCCCTAAATTAATTGATGAGGCGCTCGAGGTGTATCCAAGGGAAGCTGAATTAAGTACAGCAATAAAGCTATGTGAAAAGCATGCACAGAAAAATGCCCGTGATTCATCAAAGATCCTCAGGCAAAAACTGGAGCAGATGTTAATGCGAAAAGGTTTTAATTTTGACATCATTCAAGAAGCAGTATCTGAAACGGAGACTGAAAAAGAAGAAGATGAAGAATTGGCAGCCCTAAAGTACCAGGCGGAAAAAGCCAAGAGGAAATATGCTAACCTTCCCGAATTCGAATTCAGGCAAAAAATGAAACAAGCCTTATTTAGAAAGGGCTTTTCGTTCGAATTAATTGATCAATATTTAAATGATGGAGAAGAATAA
- a CDS encoding TIGR01777 family oxidoreductase has protein sequence MRIAIAGGTGFVGNALVKKLLEKKHEIFILTRNIFDKQHSKNLNYVQWLNDDDSPEDVLESIDVFISLAGESINSGRWTEERKKRILNSRITATKEVLRIISRLEEKPYTLINASAVGYYGTSQTETFTEASRKSGTDFLADTVRRWEEEASKAEEFEVRAVFCRFGIILEKNDGALPRMALPYKIFAGGTVGTGSQWVSWIHLDDAVNGILFCIDQEQLQGPVNFTSPYPVTMKEFGQILGEVLNRPHWMPAPGFALKIALGEMSTLVLEGQKVLPEKLQSFGFDFLYPDLKAALGDIYQ, from the coding sequence ATGAGAATAGCCATCGCAGGCGGAACTGGCTTTGTTGGAAACGCCTTGGTGAAAAAATTACTGGAGAAAAAACATGAAATATTTATTCTAACAAGAAATATATTTGATAAGCAGCATTCTAAAAATCTGAATTATGTACAATGGCTGAATGATGATGATTCACCGGAAGATGTTCTGGAAAGCATTGACGTGTTTATCAGCCTGGCTGGTGAGTCCATTAACAGTGGAAGATGGACGGAAGAACGCAAAAAACGGATATTAAACAGCCGCATTACAGCCACTAAGGAAGTTCTCCGGATTATTAGCCGCCTTGAAGAAAAGCCGTATACACTAATCAATGCCAGCGCCGTTGGTTACTATGGCACTTCCCAGACTGAAACCTTCACCGAGGCTTCCAGGAAAAGCGGTACTGATTTTTTGGCTGATACAGTAAGACGCTGGGAGGAGGAGGCATCTAAAGCAGAAGAATTTGAAGTCCGGGCAGTTTTCTGCAGGTTTGGAATCATTCTTGAAAAAAACGATGGTGCTCTTCCACGAATGGCCCTTCCTTATAAAATATTTGCCGGGGGAACTGTCGGAACAGGGAGCCAATGGGTTTCATGGATTCATTTAGATGATGCCGTAAACGGAATCCTTTTTTGCATTGATCAAGAACAGCTCCAAGGTCCCGTAAATTTTACATCACCATATCCTGTGACAATGAAGGAATTTGGACAAATACTTGGAGAAGTCCTTAATCGCCCTCACTGGATGCCTGCTCCGGGCTTTGCTTTAAAAATAGCTCTTGGGGAGATGAGTACACTGGTATTAGAGGGGCAAAAAGTGCTTCCTGAAAAATTGCAGTCATTCGGTTTTGATTTTTTATATCCAGATTTAAAGGCAGCTCTTGGCGATATTTATCAATGA
- a CDS encoding YfhE family protein — protein MDKKKKDKSKSTLSSMQEVTYSREFKRADKAGGFAGRQSKH, from the coding sequence GTGGACAAAAAGAAGAAAGACAAATCCAAAAGCACTTTATCAAGCATGCAGGAAGTAACTTATTCAAGAGAATTCAAAAGAGCTGACAAAGCAGGCGGATTTGCAGGCAGACAGTCAAAACATTAA
- a CDS encoding YfhD family protein: protein MGRAHGHKTRDKNKASLPQVPKNMKSDGIDVEFNRELADQEDLEAMARSNAANQRVKNSQKR, encoded by the coding sequence ATGGGCCGTGCACATGGACATAAAACTCGTGATAAAAACAAAGCATCACTTCCACAAGTACCAAAGAATATGAAATCTGACGGCATCGACGTAGAGTTCAACCGCGAGCTTGCCGATCAAGAAGATCTCGAGGCAATGGCACGTTCCAATGCAGCCAATCAGCGGGTTAAAAACAGTCAAAAACGCTAA
- a CDS encoding DoxX family protein: MKWWKTPKAAVLWTILRVWLGIQWLEAGWHKVADGFNAGEFMQGAIAQAAGDHPAVQGWYAGFLENVALPNADLFSTLVAWGEVLVGIGLILGAATIPALIAGAFMNLNFLLAGTTSTNPILYTAAIILLFTGAGAYYWGVDRFAIPYFKTMMKGGHGIGKKEAHNH, from the coding sequence ATGAAATGGTGGAAAACTCCTAAGGCAGCAGTCCTGTGGACAATATTAAGGGTTTGGCTTGGTATACAATGGCTGGAAGCAGGATGGCATAAGGTAGCAGACGGATTTAATGCAGGAGAATTCATGCAGGGGGCAATAGCCCAAGCCGCTGGCGACCATCCGGCAGTGCAGGGCTGGTATGCGGGCTTCCTGGAAAATGTAGCATTGCCAAACGCAGATTTATTCAGCACTTTAGTTGCATGGGGCGAAGTTCTTGTTGGAATTGGACTAATACTTGGAGCAGCAACCATTCCGGCATTAATTGCAGGCGCATTCATGAATCTAAACTTCTTATTAGCAGGAACAACAAGCACTAACCCAATACTATATACAGCAGCAATCATCCTTCTATTTACAGGTGCAGGTGCTTACTACTGGGGAGTTGACAGATTTGCCATCCCATATTTTAAGACAATGATGAAAGGCGGTCACGGAATAGGCAAAAAAGAAGCACACAATCACTGA
- a CDS encoding M20/M25/M40 family metallo-hydrolase, whose protein sequence is MLESLLKDLISIKSSSKEGANQAIEYCHQWLSGHDLPSRIIENNGYKMAVCEIGSGDQTVIFNGHVDVVSGKDEQFIPVELRDKIYGRGAADMKAGVAAMMCAVKELRNKPIGVKIQLQIVSDEEIGGFNCSGYLAEQGYRGDFVICSEPTQLGIALEAKGVIRLDIQIDGDPAHGSRPWEGINAIEKAFEVHQKLLKLPFAKEASEFFPQPSINLAKITGGDVYNKVPEKCIMSYDIRYLPEQDHEEIIKQIETITDGEIIMNMFSKPLVTDRENPFILMLEPIVEKHTEDKAVFFGQHGSADTVFFANYGIPAIEFGPTGMNWHGDDEYVLPHSIHLYEKMLIDFAMKFSN, encoded by the coding sequence ATGCTTGAAAGCTTACTGAAAGATCTCATTTCTATTAAAAGCTCTTCTAAGGAAGGAGCAAACCAGGCTATCGAATATTGCCATCAATGGCTGTCGGGCCACGACCTTCCTTCTAGAATAATTGAAAATAATGGCTATAAAATGGCAGTATGTGAAATTGGAAGCGGTGATCAGACCGTTATTTTTAATGGACATGTGGATGTTGTCTCGGGAAAGGATGAACAGTTCATTCCTGTAGAACTCCGCGATAAGATATATGGACGCGGGGCAGCAGATATGAAAGCCGGGGTGGCTGCCATGATGTGTGCAGTAAAAGAACTCCGCAATAAGCCAATTGGTGTAAAAATACAGCTTCAAATTGTATCAGATGAAGAAATTGGCGGTTTTAATTGCTCCGGTTATTTAGCAGAACAGGGGTATCGCGGGGATTTTGTCATTTGTTCTGAACCGACGCAGCTCGGAATTGCGCTGGAAGCAAAAGGTGTTATCAGGCTGGACATCCAGATAGACGGAGATCCGGCCCACGGCAGCCGTCCATGGGAAGGAATCAATGCCATTGAAAAGGCTTTTGAAGTACATCAAAAACTATTAAAATTGCCTTTTGCAAAAGAAGCATCCGAATTCTTTCCACAGCCCTCGATTAATCTGGCAAAAATTACTGGAGGAGATGTTTATAATAAGGTGCCTGAAAAATGTATAATGTCGTATGATATTCGATACTTGCCTGAACAGGATCATGAAGAGATCATCAAACAAATCGAAACTATCACAGATGGGGAAATTATCATGAATATGTTCAGCAAGCCCCTTGTGACAGACAGAGAAAATCCTTTCATATTGATGCTTGAACCTATTGTTGAAAAACACACCGAAGATAAAGCTGTTTTCTTTGGACAGCATGGTTCAGCTGATACTGTGTTCTTTGCCAATTATGGGATACCGGCAATCGAGTTTGGTCCAACCGGCATGAACTGGCACGGTGATGATGAATATGTCCTTCCGCATTCCATTCATTTATATGAAAAAATGCTTATCGACTTTGCTATGAAATTTTCAAATTAA
- a CDS encoding VWA domain-containing protein: protein MSSISLLKKSAGLVLEKKNLTNVTARVGLVLDISGSMRKLYKNGTVQRVVERILAVASQFDDDGALDIWVYDNEFSRLKPVTEHDFEGYVDQYILNNDLIHKFGRNDEPPVMEDVIQKYTTEDPSSDPAFIVFINDGGCKRTIRKPVTASSDKPLFWQFVGIGNSNFEVLEKLDEMDGRYIDNANFFHIKDIETISDNELYDLLLNEFPDWLKEAKEKNVI from the coding sequence ATGAGCTCTATTAGTTTATTAAAAAAATCGGCAGGACTTGTCCTGGAGAAAAAGAATCTGACCAATGTTACTGCCAGAGTAGGACTTGTTCTGGACATTTCCGGCTCCATGCGCAAGTTATATAAAAACGGTACTGTACAAAGGGTAGTGGAGAGAATCTTAGCAGTTGCCAGCCAATTTGATGATGACGGTGCCCTTGATATTTGGGTCTATGATAATGAATTTTCCAGGTTGAAGCCGGTAACAGAACATGACTTTGAAGGCTATGTGGATCAATATATCTTAAATAATGATCTTATTCATAAATTCGGAAGAAATGATGAACCACCGGTAATGGAGGATGTCATTCAGAAATATACCACAGAAGATCCGAGCAGTGACCCTGCCTTTATTGTTTTCATTAATGATGGAGGCTGTAAAAGAACAATCAGGAAACCGGTTACAGCATCATCCGATAAACCATTATTTTGGCAGTTTGTCGGCATAGGCAATTCAAACTTTGAGGTACTGGAAAAATTGGATGAAATGGATGGCCGGTATATCGATAACGCAAACTTTTTCCACATTAAAGATATCGAGACCATTTCTGATAACGAACTTTATGACCTCTTACTGAATGAATTCCCGGACTGGCTAAAAGAAGCTAAAGAAAAGAATGTCATTTAA
- a CDS encoding ABC transporter ATP-binding protein — translation MLKQLKEPFQYKKIPLELNDEFTKGKKPKSENINFKLKRIWSYLACNKGLLSLVLFMVVISSAMGLLGPYLVGMAIDEYIVTKNSDGFIALLIWLGVIYVMNSLALWFQNYWMIGIAQETVFTMRTKLFGHLHKLPIPFFDKRQQGELMSRVTNDIENVSSTLNSSVIQVFSSLLTLIGTVSVMLWLSPLLTLITLIIVPLMFFGMKWITARTGRLFKEQQKNLGELNGFIEETISGQRIIKTFSQEKKVMAEFRKKGEKLRGAGFWAQTYSGFIPKLMNILNNLSFAIIAGVGGIFALNGMISIGVIVIFTEYSRQFTRPLNDLANQFNTLLSAIAGAERVFDIMDEDEEFRDEGHLKELTDVKGEVEFINVSFSYEEDGNTVRDVNLHVKSGQTAALVGPTGAGKTTMINLLSRFYERDSGRILIDGEDIANVKKESLRKHMGFVLQDSFLFRGTVRENIRYGRLEASDDEVVEAAKLANAHSFIMKLPQQYETLLSQDGNGISQGQKQLLSIARAFLANPGILILDEATSSIDTITELKIQDALQELMKGRTSFVIAHRLNTIQKADKIFVLEEGRIIEEGTHESLLEKEGFYYRLHGKSAVGANA, via the coding sequence ATGCTTAAACAGCTCAAAGAACCTTTCCAATATAAAAAGATTCCTCTTGAATTAAATGATGAATTTACTAAAGGGAAAAAGCCGAAATCTGAGAACATTAATTTCAAATTAAAAAGAATCTGGTCATATTTAGCCTGCAATAAAGGATTGTTATCTCTCGTTCTATTTATGGTTGTTATCAGCTCGGCAATGGGGCTGCTTGGTCCATATTTAGTCGGGATGGCTATTGACGAGTATATTGTTACAAAGAACAGCGATGGATTTATAGCTTTACTGATTTGGCTCGGAGTCATTTATGTGATGAACTCGCTTGCACTTTGGTTTCAGAATTATTGGATGATCGGCATCGCACAGGAAACTGTTTTTACAATGAGAACGAAGCTTTTTGGACATTTGCATAAGCTCCCAATCCCCTTCTTTGACAAGCGGCAGCAGGGTGAACTGATGAGCAGGGTAACAAACGATATTGAAAATGTCAGCTCGACTCTGAACAGCTCAGTGATCCAGGTCTTTTCCAGCCTGCTGACTTTAATTGGCACTGTATCCGTTATGCTTTGGCTCAGTCCTTTGCTGACGCTCATTACACTGATCATTGTGCCGCTGATGTTTTTTGGAATGAAATGGATTACTGCACGGACAGGAAGGTTATTTAAAGAGCAGCAAAAGAATCTTGGAGAGCTGAACGGCTTTATTGAAGAGACCATATCAGGACAGAGGATCATCAAGACCTTTTCACAGGAAAAGAAAGTTATGGCCGAGTTCCGGAAAAAAGGGGAAAAACTTAGGGGGGCAGGGTTCTGGGCCCAGACATATTCGGGGTTTATCCCGAAGCTGATGAATATTCTGAACAACTTGAGCTTTGCCATTATTGCGGGGGTTGGAGGCATTTTTGCCCTGAACGGAATGATTTCAATCGGTGTCATTGTCATATTCACGGAATATTCCCGGCAATTCACACGTCCGCTTAATGACCTGGCAAACCAATTTAACACACTTTTATCAGCGATTGCAGGAGCTGAGCGGGTATTTGACATAATGGATGAAGATGAAGAATTCAGAGATGAAGGGCATCTAAAAGAACTTACCGATGTGAAAGGCGAGGTTGAATTCATTAATGTTTCTTTTTCATATGAAGAAGATGGAAATACGGTAAGGGATGTAAACCTTCATGTGAAATCAGGACAGACTGCTGCTCTAGTTGGTCCAACAGGTGCAGGAAAGACAACAATGATCAATTTGCTCTCCCGATTTTATGAACGGGACTCAGGCCGTATATTAATTGACGGTGAAGATATAGCCAATGTGAAAAAAGAAAGCCTGAGGAAGCATATGGGATTTGTGCTGCAGGACTCCTTTCTGTTCCGCGGCACTGTGCGCGAAAATATCCGCTACGGCAGGCTGGAAGCCTCAGATGATGAAGTGGTGGAAGCGGCTAAGCTTGCCAATGCCCATTCTTTTATCATGAAACTTCCTCAGCAGTATGAGACACTGCTGAGTCAGGACGGAAATGGCATTAGTCAGGGGCAGAAGCAGCTTCTTTCCATTGCACGTGCATTTCTGGCCAACCCGGGCATTTTAATTCTGGATGAAGCAACAAGCAGCATTGATACGATTACCGAGCTTAAAATTCAGGATGCCCTCCAGGAATTGATGAAAGGCAGGACCAGTTTTGTCATTGCCCACCGTCTGAATACGATTCAAAAAGCGGATAAAATCTTTGTTCTTGAAGAGGGCAGGATTATTGAGGAAGGTACACATGAATCTCTGCTTGAAAAGGAAGGCTTTTATTATCGGCTTCATGGTAAATCGGCTGTGGGGGCAAATGCCTGA